Below is a genomic region from Telmatobacter sp. DSM 110680.
TGCGCCGATGCTTTTCTGGAAGTTCGAGATGGGATTGTTCGACGATCCTTATGTCGACCCGGAAGAAGCAGATCGCGTAGTCGGATGCGATGAGCATCGCGCCCTGGCACTGACGGCGGCGCACGAAGCGATTACGCTCCTCAAAAATGAAAACAATCTCGCACCTCTCGATTTGAATAAGATCAAGACCATCGCCGTGATCGGACCCAATGCGGACCGCGGCCTGTTGGGCGGATACAGCGGCGTGCCGAAGCACAATGTCACGGTGCTCGATGGCATTAAGGCCAAAGTCGGAAAGAAGGTAAAAGTTCTCTACAGCGAGGGATGCAAGATCACTATCGGCGGTTCGTGGAATCAGGATGCCGTCGTGCCCAGTGATCCGGAAGAGGACCGCAAGTCAATTGCGGAAGCCGTGCGGGTGGCGAAGAAGGCCGATGTCATCGTTCTGGCAATTGGCGGAAACGAGCAGACCTCCCGCGAGGCATGGGGCCTGAATCATATGGGTGATCGCACCAGCCTGGACTTGATTGGACGCCAGGAAGAACTGGTCAAAGCGATGCTCGCGCTGGGCAAGCCCGTGATCGTCTTTCTGTTTAACGGCAGGCCGCTCTCCATCAACTATGTTGCTGAGAATGTCCCTGTGATTTACGAATGCTGGTATCTCGGCCAGGAGACCGGACACGCAGTAGCCGATGTGCTCTTTGGCGACTACAACCCTGGCGGCAAGCTACCGATTTCGGTACCCCGCTCGGTTGGCCACCTCCCAGTCTTCTACAACTACAAGCCGTCGGCGCGGCGCGGCTACCTGTTCGACGATGTCTCCCCGCTATATGCGTTCGGCTACGGGCTGAGCTACACCACTTTCGACATCGCAAATCCGCGGCTTACAAAGAAGAAGATTCGCATGGATGGGACAACGCAGGTTTCGGTGGACGTCACAAACACGGGAAAGCGTGCCGGTACGGAAGTGGTGCAACTCTACATCCGTGACCTGGTAAGTTCGGTGACGCGTCCGGTGAAGGAACTCAAAGGCTTCAAAAAGGTCTGGCTGGAGCCGGGCGAGACCACTGCGGTGACGCTGGAGATCACGCCGGCCCTGCTTTCCTTCTACGACGTGAACATGAAGTACGTTGTCGAGCCTGGAGATTTCGCAATTATGATCGGCAATTCTTCACGCGATGCCGATCTCCAGAAGTTGACCTTACAGGTAACGCGTTAGTCGGCCGGAACACTGGCGAAAGACGAGGCAGTGATGATCGAGAAACTTTCCTTCGGAGAAAAATCCGGCTACGCTCTGGGAGACATGGCAGCTAACTTTGTCTTCCAGGCGATGTTGGCGCTGCAACTGGACTTTTATACCCACACCTTTGGACTGACCGCCGCGCAGGCGGGGACGCTGTTTCTTGTCGTTGGCCTGAGCGTTGCGTGTCTCAATCCGGTCATGGGCGTAATCGCAGATCGTACGAGCACAAAGTGGGGCAAGTTCCGGCCGTGGCTGCTTTGGTCGGCGCTGCCCTTCGGCATCATCGGCGTCCTCACCTTCACCAC
It encodes:
- a CDS encoding glycoside hydrolase family 3 N-terminal domain-containing protein, which translates into the protein MKKQKSAVAVTARKTSPLYKDAAIPSTRRVKDLISRMTLEEKAAQMLCVWQSKAATMLDAAGDFDFQKAKKSFRNGRGLGQVGRPSDAGGGKDARSMAVLTNAIQKFFLENSRLGIPVMFHEECLHGHAAPGGTSFPQPIALGATFNPGLVESLFTMTALEARLRGAHHALTPVVDVAREPRWGRVEETYGEDPYLVSRLGIAAVRGFQGEKNFRDKQHVLATLKHFVGHGQPESGMNCAPSNVSLRVLQETFLYTFKEALREAGAVTLMASYNEIDGVPSHANKWLLQDLLRKQWGFKGFVVSDYYAIWELGYRPDTHGHNVAKDKKESCAVAVQAGVNIELPDPDCYLHLVELVKKGVLKESQLDDLVAPMLFWKFEMGLFDDPYVDPEEADRVVGCDEHRALALTAAHEAITLLKNENNLAPLDLNKIKTIAVIGPNADRGLLGGYSGVPKHNVTVLDGIKAKVGKKVKVLYSEGCKITIGGSWNQDAVVPSDPEEDRKSIAEAVRVAKKADVIVLAIGGNEQTSREAWGLNHMGDRTSLDLIGRQEELVKAMLALGKPVIVFLFNGRPLSINYVAENVPVIYECWYLGQETGHAVADVLFGDYNPGGKLPISVPRSVGHLPVFYNYKPSARRGYLFDDVSPLYAFGYGLSYTTFDIANPRLTKKKIRMDGTTQVSVDVTNTGKRAGTEVVQLYIRDLVSSVTRPVKELKGFKKVWLEPGETTAVTLEITPALLSFYDVNMKYVVEPGDFAIMIGNSSRDADLQKLTLQVTR